A region of Thermotoga sp. Mc24 DNA encodes the following proteins:
- a CDS encoding CehA/McbA family metallohydrolase: protein MKKLVLLLLVLSCVVFGGIYYGNLHSHTSYSDGSGTPDQAYEYAKSYLDVLAITDHAYYFTQKIDGNTKPYLTKLAAERHTKDGEFVALQGFEWIAGVGHINVYESLEWIDRNQESSLEGFYRWLAEHKKLAQFNHPISTFGTFDSFRYFPEADQYVNLIEVGNGNWASGDVINEEMFGNYILALNKGWHLGATVGQDNHKPNWGSANEGRTGIVADALTYDDIMDALWKRHTFGSEDKNVKVLLKSDTHLMGDIVFVEDLSPQKINLEYEDTEKLLYLAVISQSGTVLELRPNTERLNLTLSVIPPDGYEWYFVYMKQFDGDEIVTSPIWFQIPSSVYVNSVRISPEEIHDGESAKVYFEIYNVTGEDQNVKLSVLLDGNSLREVELKFSPYQVKRFVVPTGSLEKGYHRVSFLVDGKLVQSSVFFVKEKLKGVIMIDTLHENDYLEELKALAGELEKRGYNVKYPKVMLKDLEGVDILIVSTPKEGGLSFAKKLSDKEIEAIENFKGKIYIVPGGDEEYRKIYLEKIKGEVVTLEELRKKLLEE, encoded by the coding sequence ATGAAAAAGCTCGTTCTCTTGTTGCTCGTTCTCTCCTGTGTGGTCTTTGGAGGGATATACTATGGAAACCTTCACTCACACACCTCCTATTCAGATGGTTCTGGAACACCAGACCAGGCCTACGAGTATGCGAAGAGTTATCTCGACGTTCTCGCAATAACGGACCACGCCTACTACTTCACCCAGAAGATCGATGGAAATACGAAGCCTTATCTGACGAAGCTTGCCGCGGAGAGGCACACAAAAGACGGTGAGTTCGTCGCACTTCAGGGTTTCGAGTGGATCGCGGGAGTGGGACACATAAACGTGTACGAGTCTCTCGAGTGGATCGACAGAAACCAGGAAAGTTCCCTCGAAGGTTTCTACAGGTGGCTCGCCGAACACAAAAAGCTCGCCCAGTTCAACCATCCCATAAGCACCTTTGGGACCTTCGATTCGTTCCGGTACTTCCCGGAAGCGGACCAGTACGTGAACCTGATCGAGGTAGGAAACGGGAACTGGGCCTCAGGAGACGTGATAAACGAGGAGATGTTCGGAAACTACATCCTCGCGCTGAACAAAGGATGGCACCTCGGTGCCACCGTGGGACAGGACAACCACAAGCCCAACTGGGGAAGCGCGAACGAGGGAAGAACCGGCATCGTGGCGGACGCTCTGACCTACGACGACATAATGGACGCCCTCTGGAAGAGGCACACCTTCGGAAGCGAAGACAAGAACGTCAAAGTTCTTTTGAAGAGCGATACCCATCTGATGGGAGACATCGTTTTTGTGGAAGATCTCTCTCCCCAGAAGATCAACCTCGAGTACGAAGACACAGAAAAACTCCTCTACCTTGCCGTCATCTCTCAGAGCGGGACCGTTTTGGAACTCAGACCGAACACAGAGAGATTGAATCTGACTCTCTCAGTCATACCTCCCGATGGATACGAGTGGTACTTCGTTTACATGAAACAGTTCGACGGTGACGAGATAGTCACCTCACCGATCTGGTTTCAGATTCCTTCTTCTGTCTACGTGAACAGTGTGAGGATCTCTCCAGAAGAGATACACGACGGTGAATCGGCGAAGGTCTACTTCGAGATCTACAACGTGACCGGTGAAGACCAGAATGTGAAGCTTTCCGTTCTTCTCGATGGGAATTCGTTGAGAGAGGTAGAGCTGAAGTTCTCACCGTACCAGGTGAAAAGATTCGTCGTTCCCACAGGATCGCTGGAGAAAGGCTACCATCGTGTTTCTTTCCTTGTGGACGGGAAACTCGTTCAGTCGAGCGTTTTCTTCGTGAAAGAAAAGCTGAAGGGTGTGATCATGATCGACACCCTTCACGAGAACGACTATCTGGAGGAACTCAAAGCGCTCGCGGGAGAACTGGAAAAGAGAGGATACAACGTGAAGTACCCGAAAGTGATGCTGAAAGACCTGGAGGGTGTGGACATCCTCATCGTCTCAACTCCCAAAGAAGGTGGATTGAGCTTTGCAAAGAAGCTTTCGGACAAAGAGATCGAGGCCATTGAGAATTTCAAGGGCAAGATATACATCGTCCCGGGTGGTGACGAGGAGTACAGGAAGATCTATCTGGAGAAGATAAAAGGGGAGGTTGTCACACTCGAAGAATTGAGAAAGAAACTGCTCGAGGAGTGA
- the rpsF gene encoding 30S ribosomal protein S6 yields MAYVKERIYESMFIIAPNVPEEERENLVERVKKIIEERVKGKIEKVERMGMRKFAYEIKKFSEGDYTVIYFRCDGQNLQELENFYRVTPEIIRWQTFRRFDLEKKERKAQREKAAAEAVETGEGGSEA; encoded by the coding sequence GTGGCTTACGTGAAAGAGAGGATCTACGAGAGCATGTTCATCATCGCACCGAACGTTCCAGAGGAAGAGAGAGAAAATCTCGTCGAAAGAGTCAAGAAGATCATCGAAGAAAGAGTCAAGGGAAAGATCGAAAAAGTGGAAAGGATGGGTATGAGAAAGTTCGCCTACGAGATCAAGAAGTTCAGCGAAGGAGATTACACGGTGATTTACTTCAGGTGCGATGGTCAGAACCTTCAGGAGCTGGAGAATTTCTACAGAGTGACACCCGAAATCATCAGATGGCAGACCTTCAGAAGGTTCGATCTGGAAAAGAAAGAGAGAAAGGCGCAGAGAGAAAAGGCAGCTGCTGAAGCTGTCGAGACAGGTGAAGGAGGATCCGAAGCTTAA
- a CDS encoding single-stranded DNA-binding protein, with amino-acid sequence MSFFNKIILIGRLVRDPEKRYTLSGTPVTTFTIAVDRVPRKNAPDDAQTTDFFNVVTFGRLAEFTGTYLTKGRLVLIEGEMRMRRWETPSGEKRVSPEVVANVVRFMDRKPAETVNETEEELEIPEEDFSSDTFSEDEPPF; translated from the coding sequence ATGTCTTTCTTCAACAAGATCATACTCATAGGAAGACTCGTGAGAGATCCTGAAAAGAGATACACGCTCAGCGGAACTCCCGTCACCACCTTCACGATAGCGGTGGACAGGGTTCCCAGAAAGAACGCGCCGGACGATGCTCAGACAACGGATTTCTTCAATGTTGTTACCTTTGGAAGACTCGCAGAATTCACGGGAACCTATCTCACCAAGGGAAGGCTTGTTCTCATCGAAGGTGAAATGAGAATGAGAAGATGGGAAACACCGTCTGGAGAAAAAAGGGTATCTCCGGAGGTTGTCGCAAACGTTGTTAGATTCATGGACAGAAAACCTGCTGAAACGGTCAACGAGACTGAAGAGGAACTGGAGATACCGGAGGAAGACTTTTCCAGCGATACTTTCAGTGAAGATGAACCACCATTTTGA
- a CDS encoding metal-dependent transcriptional regulator produces MLSPTEKRYLLAVLLTTEEGSTRLKKVSDFLKVKMPSAKQILEDLATKKFINYVRRGPISLTKKGMELAQKEMERFNNLKEFLKKILFLNEEEAEKGAWEIFFNLEESIADRVVDFMNFLTYCPQITPICIKGFKEYLETGKFPTLCRLRR; encoded by the coding sequence ATGTTGTCACCAACCGAAAAAAGGTATCTCCTCGCTGTTCTTTTAACAACTGAAGAGGGAAGCACGAGACTGAAGAAAGTATCGGACTTCCTGAAAGTGAAAATGCCCTCCGCAAAGCAGATTCTGGAGGACCTCGCAACCAAAAAGTTCATAAATTACGTGAGAAGAGGCCCTATCTCTTTGACGAAAAAGGGAATGGAGCTCGCTCAAAAAGAAATGGAGCGATTCAACAACCTGAAAGAATTTCTGAAGAAGATCCTCTTCCTCAACGAAGAAGAGGCAGAAAAAGGTGCCTGGGAGATCTTTTTCAACCTCGAGGAGAGCATCGCCGACAGGGTCGTCGATTTCATGAACTTTCTCACATACTGTCCGCAAATAACTCCGATATGCATAAAAGGCTTCAAAGAATATCTGGAAACAGGAAAGTTTCCGACTCTTTGCAGACTCAGAAGATGA
- the rpsR gene encoding 30S ribosomal protein S18, producing the protein MAYKRKRKKVKKCRLCEMELDYVDYKDTRLLSEFLTDKGKIIPKRLTGNCSKHQRMVKVAIKRARQMGLLPYLKI; encoded by the coding sequence ATGGCTTACAAGAGAAAAAGAAAGAAGGTCAAGAAGTGCAGACTCTGTGAAATGGAATTGGACTACGTTGATTATAAAGACACAAGGCTTCTCAGTGAATTTCTCACCGACAAGGGAAAGATCATACCAAAGAGGCTCACCGGAAACTGTTCAAAGCACCAGAGAATGGTGAAGGTAGCTATCAAGAGGGCAAGACAGATGGGACTCCTTCCATACCTGAAGATATGA
- a CDS encoding NAD(P)/FAD-dependent oxidoreductase: MLKRLGIVGFGASAIGFINGLIESGRVKDYRITVLERGKDYSYNTISGVRMDGKIFISHGMGGEIYIPLEIQAKTVEFYLKFSGYTPTADKREGIVSYLKSFERDGKKIEFGESFSDEDIYKRFYHHGFEPVKSYFFHLGTDILKETNKNIYKYFSSFENIEFLFGTTVEDVEFGPPHRVHTNRGEYEFDELVIAVGRSGHRLMERLKEKYPQLVRPNQFVDIGVRYELPNHVMDPFSDMYEVKVRYRTKTGYICRIFCQNPAGKVTLEKYEDFTTVNGYSDSLHKTENTNFAILVTTRFTEPFRDPTGYGVNLAKLANILAGDREKVILQTYGDFKEFRRTKRLGRVHPTLDPESYILGDANLVFPSKIRESLVDFIENLEKVIPGASYFDNLLYAVEVKFYTNKFLNDIVEGLHVVGDCSGWTRSIQYATSMGYMRALGMKIQSL; encoded by the coding sequence ATGTTGAAGAGACTCGGAATAGTCGGCTTTGGAGCGAGCGCTATCGGGTTCATCAACGGACTCATAGAGAGCGGAAGGGTGAAAGACTACAGGATCACAGTTCTAGAAAGAGGAAAAGATTACTCCTACAACACCATCTCCGGTGTGAGAATGGACGGGAAGATCTTCATCTCCCACGGCATGGGAGGGGAGATCTACATTCCCCTTGAGATACAGGCAAAGACAGTGGAGTTCTATCTGAAGTTCTCCGGCTACACTCCCACCGCCGATAAAAGAGAGGGCATCGTGAGCTACCTGAAGTCTTTCGAAAGGGATGGCAAAAAGATAGAGTTCGGAGAGTCCTTCTCGGACGAGGATATCTACAAGCGTTTCTATCACCACGGCTTCGAGCCGGTGAAATCTTATTTCTTCCATCTGGGAACGGACATCCTGAAGGAGACCAACAAAAACATATACAAGTACTTCTCTTCCTTCGAGAACATAGAGTTTCTCTTTGGAACCACCGTGGAGGACGTGGAGTTCGGTCCTCCCCACAGGGTGCACACGAACAGGGGAGAATACGAGTTCGATGAGCTTGTGATCGCCGTTGGAAGAAGCGGGCACAGACTCATGGAGCGCCTCAAAGAGAAGTATCCACAGCTTGTCAGACCGAACCAGTTCGTCGACATCGGTGTCAGGTACGAACTTCCAAACCACGTGATGGATCCGTTCTCCGATATGTACGAGGTGAAGGTTCGGTACAGAACTAAAACTGGTTACATCTGCAGAATCTTCTGCCAGAATCCGGCGGGAAAAGTGACCTTGGAAAAGTACGAAGACTTCACAACGGTGAATGGCTATTCTGACAGCCTTCACAAAACGGAGAATACGAACTTCGCTATTCTCGTCACGACACGTTTCACAGAGCCGTTCAGGGATCCCACGGGATACGGTGTTAACCTCGCAAAACTCGCGAACATCTTAGCCGGCGACAGAGAGAAGGTGATTCTGCAGACGTACGGGGATTTCAAAGAGTTCAGAAGGACGAAGAGGCTCGGAAGGGTTCATCCCACTCTGGATCCCGAAAGTTACATTTTGGGAGACGCGAACCTCGTCTTTCCATCGAAGATCAGAGAATCCCTTGTGGATTTCATTGAGAACTTAGAGAAGGTCATACCGGGGGCTTCCTACTTCGACAACCTGCTCTACGCCGTCGAGGTGAAGTTCTACACGAACAAGTTCCTGAACGACATCGTGGAAGGACTACACGTGGTGGGAGACTGTTCCGGATGGACCAGATCGATCCAGTACGCCACCTCGATGGGGTACATGAGAGCTCTCGGAATGAAGATTCAATCCCTGTGA